The Nicotiana tomentosiformis chromosome 2, ASM39032v3, whole genome shotgun sequence genome includes the window CATACATGATACCAAACTATAGAAGAATAAAAAAACAAGCAAAGACAACTTATTGGTGCGCGGTCTGATATGCACTTCCTAACATTATGATAAATTTTTCTATCCATTTATATAGTCCAAGACCAAGGCAGTGGGTAGATCTACCTTACTCCACTGCAGAAAGAAAGAAGTGTTACAACAGCTATGATTGAGCGAGCAATGTACTAACCCTGTGAAACCCATTAGAAATCACAGCATAAAAGTAAACATCCTGATTCAGAAACTACAGCCCTTTTTGTCAGAAGAACACCTCAATTGCAAACTAGTTATagtcggctatatgaatcttcAATATCTGTCTGACTCCAGTTGTATCCATTCTATTCTAATATTCAATACTTTGGGGTTCTCTAACATTTGAAGTTAGCAACATTTTATAATAAAAGACAAATCCCAGAACAAACTAAAagtaattattaaaaaatatctAGCAAACACTGGTCGTAACGTGAACATACCAACAACCATGTTCATCAAACTCAACATAATTGCTACATTTTTTTGATAACCAAGATTCTTCGGAGGGCCAGTGATATATCATACATGGTTCCAAACTCAGTGAATAATGGGTCACCGTTCCTCTACCCTTCTCCGCTTAAATGCCATGCTTTTATCAGCGGCATGGTTTGTACCCGTGACGTGCTCCTTACCACAGAGCACACATTGCGATCTTACCAATAGACCAAAGCCCTAGGGGCGACATAATTGCTACTACATTTTGCACCCGTTTCATTCCAATACTCAGTAAATTAGGGTTTCTCTACTATCTCCACATATTTTACTTACATACAAAACCCTAAACAAACTATTAAAAGAGCTCCTAGCAAACACAGGACTTAAATTAAAAGTGCCAATATCTCTTTTCACCAAACTCAACAAATTtgccaccaaaaaaaaaaagaagaaaaaaacaagaCTATGCAGAAAATAGTAAAAAGAATAGGAGGGGAACCTCAGGGGAAATATTCCCATAAAGTTGGAGAGTGAAGGTAAAGGAATCGCCTTGGACACCAACAGCAGAGAAATTAAAAACACCATCTCCCTCACATTTCAATGTTACGTCTTTAGCATCAGGCAATGATATGGTCAAGTAAATTTTCTCAGATCGTTGAGCCCAAAGAACTTCTGGTTGACGACTACTGcacattttttcaaaattttcacattAAGAAATACAAATcggaaaggaaagaaaaaaaatagcagATTTTGAATTTTCTCGAAAATGGGTACCTCATTTTTTTGGAGAGGAATTGCAGGTTTGTTTCGTCCACTGAATCAGTTGATGTCGCCTTTTCCGCTACTTTTCGAGTTTAGAACCAAGGTTTTCTACTAGTAGTTCGCACTTACTCCTTTTGACTTGAGTCCTCAGGGGTCGTTGTGGCAATCCAAAATAATCCCTTATTATATTGGTCAAATGTTTATTTGTTAAGTATTTTTAATAGCTAATAGTATACGTAATAATTAATAGGACTTTATATATATTGATAGCataaaaaaatttatattatttgtataatttaattaattatttaggtTAAAATATTAAGCTACGTACAAAAAATTACTTGTACTGGATCGAATCATCGAACTCAAAAACAACATTCTGGAATTCAAACTTATAAAAGTGAAAGTCGAAAATACTATCCTGAAATTCAAACTCataaaaataaaagtgaaattcaaattcataaaaataaaagTCGAGAATACTATCTGGAggttatatataaataaaattacaTCACATTCTCCTAGAATACGAGAAGGAGGCGATTTGAACTCcatgatatatttttttttttttggagtttGCAAGTTTATGTTGGAGTAAATTTCAAACTCCTGTATATTGCTGGAGGTTTTCTGTAATTTTTCTTAGAGTATTTGTGTTTAAATTTCATTTTCGTATTAAAAAACGGCTAAAGTTTACTATATATAATTTTGACTAATGGCTAAATGTTCGACTAGCGGTCTCAATTCTCAAAAAAGCTGTCCatttttttgggaaaattacgcGACACATCAAACATTTTTACTCTATTTACTATTCGTAGCTATATTTTTAGTAAATTTATCATTCgtagctatatttgaattttataacaaATTCATGAAATAAGAGATTACTTGTTTAAACTGAAACAAAAGAGCAACAAGCTCACGTAGCTCACTATAGTTTAGAGCATAATAACTATAATTTGCCTAATTACCATTCGTAACTCTCAGCTATGAGAGCTTGCTGCTCTCTTATTTCagttcaaaataattaatctctTATTTTATGGATTTAGAGCCAACTGAGCTATgagagcttgttgctctcttatttcagttcaaaataattaatctctTATTTCATGAATTTGTTATAAAATTTAAATGTAGCTACAAATGgtaaatttgttaaaaatatagTTACGAATAATAAATACAGTGTAAATGTTTGATGCGTCGCGTAATTTTCCTTCATGTAAGAGGATTGGACTTGGGCATCATAACCTTACATGGGCCAACCCACATCTAATTGTAGTTTGGCCCATTAAAGTTTTATAAGCCCATTCATCTCCAGCGCAAAGGAGAAAAATATCGACTAAGGGCAGTTCCTCTTCTTCTCCCACTTTTCAGAAAACCTTAAACCCTTGAAAAGCTTCCATGGCGGTAAGTACTCAAGTAGCATTCTTCAATAGCTGCTCTTGCTTTTATATACTCGCTGTTACTTTGTTCTTCTTTGTTAtcttaatattattattttaccTTATTATTACAAAAGTATATATATTTGTTACTGAATAATTGTATTATACTTCTTACTGTTTCTCTGGTTAATAAACCTGCAACATGTGATGCACCGTGCTCAGCATTTTTTCTTCTCGAGAGTCTAACTAAGTTAACTTAATCAACATTCTAAAAAACGTATTTTTTTGGTCAATTTGATATGAGAATAGTACTTTTagattttttcttttaaatttcttaattttaatttgaaaaaaaaatgaatatatCTGGTCGGAATTAGCTTAATCAATTTATCGAATTGATTCTCCCTAAGCAGAATTACCAAACAGATTGAAACATAGAGGGTAGATCCTAAGTATCGGTGCAgcttattttagaagcttgttGGTAGCCCCAAAGGCTTAGTTCAAGTGGCAATGTTTGAGGGACCACTGACTTTGGTCGCAGGTTCAACCCCGATACCATGTGAACtaagcctggtatttaagtgggGAAGGGTAGAGGACTGCAGTTGGTCCTAAGGATCGGCCTCAGATGGGTTTCTCGGtcataaaaaaaaattcagaagGTTGGTACTGAAAATCTTCTGAAGAACTCCAGGTCTGTTGGTACTCAAGATTTTATCTTTGCCATATTAATCATCATGATGTTGTACCATTTACTCATTATGCGGTGAATAACAATACAAATAGAGTAATGTTCTATACTTAGAAACTTTGGGTTCTGATTCTGAATAGCTTTTAATATGTCGTCATTGCAGACAGTACCAGTTAACCCCAAGCCTTTTTTGAACAATTTGACTGGAAAGCCTGTGATGGTAAAGCTAAAGTGGGGAATGGAGTACAAAGGTAATCTGCTGATTGGACTTATTGGTTCCTAATATTATGTTCTTCATTAAGGTTTTTGAGATTGAGATGTCTGCAGACATTGTTTAACTAAACTCCTTCTTGTCTTTTTGCTTTCTAGGGTACCTGGTCTCAGTGGATTCATACATGAACTTGCAGGTAATAATGTTTATTTGAGTTTCTGTCCTTTTCCAT containing:
- the LOC104107079 gene encoding probable small nuclear ribonucleoprotein F isoform X1, coding for MATVPVNPKPFLNNLTGKPVMVKLKWGMEYKGYLVSVDSYMNLQLANAEEYIDGQCTGSLGEILIRCNNVLYLRGVPEDEELEDGDRD